Genomic window (bacterium):
TTGAAGTCGTCCGGCCCGACGCCTATACTCATTAATAGATGTCGGCCGCAAGCGAAAAACTTGGCGAGGGGAAAAGCCAAGTTTTTATTTCGGAAAAGCTCATAGCAGTCTTTGATGATGCTACTGGAAGGATAGTGGAGGAACTTGTAGAAGTTCACCCTGTTCCTGAAGGACGGGAGCCTGTTAAAGAAGTAATCCGCTACGATGCTAAGGGCCAGCTTTCTCTTCCAGGATATTGGTCGGTAACTGATACCAAGAGAACCATAATACACTAGTCCTATCTGTTAATAAGTGTTAAAATTGCAGTCGTTACGGCGGATGTAGCTCAGCTGGTTAGAGCGTCGGATTGTGGCTCCGAAGGCCGTGGGTTCAAGTCCCATCATTCGCCCCATATTTATGCCAAAAAACCTCAATCCTTTTTCATGGCCCATAGGGCTCGGCGGGAAGCGGCCGAGTAGCGAAGAAGAGTACAACCGCTTTGTCCTGCAGACCATCCAGCCGGGCCTGGCCGGGCTGATGGATGGCTCTGTCTCGACTTTGGCGCCTATTTTCGCGGCGGCTTTTGCCACACGTAACCCGCACATCGCCTTCTTAATCGGTATGTCGGCGGCTGTGGGTGCCGGCATTAGCATGGCCTTTGCCGAGGCATTAAGCGACACCGGGGAGTTGACCGGCCGGGGCCGGCCTTTGCGCCGCGGCATTATTATCGGGGCCATGACCTTTCTGGGCGGAGTGTTCCATACCCTTCCCTTCTTACTTTCCAATTTCAATGCGGCTCTTGCCCTTGCCTACCTGATAGTCGGCCTGGAGCTGACGGTTATAGCCT
Coding sequences:
- a CDS encoding VIT family protein, whose amino-acid sequence is MGLGGKRPSSEEEYNRFVLQTIQPGLAGLMDGSVSTLAPIFAAAFATRNPHIAFLIGMSAAVGAGISMAFAEALSDTGELTGRGRPLRRGIIIGAMTFLGGVFHTLPFLLSNFNAALALAYLIVGLELTVIAYIRYHFFDMKFWISVLQVIVGGGLVFAAGIIIGGA